The Nostoc sp. NIES-3756 DNA window GGCGCAGGTTGATAAATGGTGATAAAACCAGCAGCCCAGGGAAAAACAAGAACACCAGAAAATACATGAAGGTGCGCTCAAAGGAGCTAACCACATACCAGCGCAGGTTTAGGTAAAACAGTAAAGCAACAGGCACAACTAATAAGTAGGCT harbors:
- the ndhL gene encoding NAD(P)H-quinone oxidoreductase subunit L, whose amino-acid sequence is MIVPLLYLALAGAYLLVVPVALLFYLNLRWYVVSSFERTFMYFLVFLFFPGLLVLSPFINLRPRPRKIEV